TTTGGGTCGTCAAGACCTATTAAGTGGTTCAGGCCAGGTTGGAGTATCTTGAGAcctgcatcatgccaaatgtaCAATGAGCTTGGGGCTAGGTTGGCAGAAATTAtgtacatttttttttggtacggtAAGGCCCGGATGGATTAGGGGCGTGCACGGCTATATAGGGAAAAATTTCTCCATTTGCGTAAACGAAGTCCACGTGTCAAAAACTAGCGAGGCAAACCGCGTCGCACCGTAACGTGAGACGGAGCGGGATCTCGAGCCGTACGTATACGTAAACAGCCCCGTGTTTAGACTTTAGACCGGTCTGGCGAGCAAGAACGAAGAGCAGACAGGAtcgtttttttctttctttcgtcCTCCCTCTCTCGAAGATTTGAACCCTCTCGATCTCTCCTCTTCCTACTCTCGGGGTCCCAAACCCCAAAGGAGATTCTCTTTTTAATCGCAAAAGGGCTCGGAAATGGATCACCAGTACAGCGGGGGAAGCTGGATGATGGTCCCGAGCCAAGGCTCCATGGCCCAAGATCTCCGCTCTCTCCAACCCCAATACGCCCAACAGCAgccgcagcagcagcagcagagccATCACCACCCCTCGCTGGCCTCGCACTTCCATCTTCTTCACGTACGTTTCCCACCTTCTAAAACCCTAGCCTTGTTCTTTTTGAAATCACAATGAATCAAGCAGCTGATGACTTCAATCTCTTGTTTGATGAATGATGCTGATAGGAAATCAACATTTTGCTGGTTGGCTACTTCTAATCTTCTAAGATTATTCCCTTTATCTGATGAAATTTTTTACTTATATATAGAACTGACGGACGGTAACGGCCAAGGTTGTTTCTTTATAATTTCTGTCATGCAGTATCTAGCAATTCGATAGGTTTCTCCACGGATGATGAATGGTTTTGTTAGATTTGGGGGGAGTTGGTTGGATTTTTGGGTAGACataggtttcttttaatttctcTAGGTTCTTGGAAAGCCACGAATCTGTCTTCTGTTGAATACGATTGTTTCTTTGGTCGCTAATTTTTGCTGATTTAGTTTCATTATCTTCGCATCTTGCAATTTgaatatttaatattatgtaTGAATTATTTCCGTAGAATTTAATATTTGGTGGGAAATGGtcgtattttttattttttaaataagctTTTCAAAATTCTAGAGAAGGAAGCCAGATTCTTTCTTCTACTGAATGTGATTGTTTTTTTTCATAATTCTGGCATGGATTGATTAGGTAACATAATCCTTGATGGTGATCAGGTATGAACAAGAGGAAAGGAAAACAGTAATTTGACCAATGGTATACTTGCTCTAAGCCCTTGTATTTTGAGTCCATATACATGGTCTTACTGTGTTAGATCTTATTTTTTGCTTGAGGATCTGACCAAATCTGGGGGTATTTCTTATTGATGTGAGGGAAGTGGAGAGGAAGAATATGAAATGAATGAGAAACTGGTTCCTTTATCAAGAGCAGAAAGGCAACTAAGCCTCCTAAGGAAAACCATAAGGCTGCACTCACTGATGCATGCAAATATATGATTGCTTATTATTAAGATTTATACATCGAGGAATGCCTTTTCAATTATGAATGTATCAGTTGTACATGCCCACTGTTCGCTTGATCAGGCTTGTCAGTTTTGATTATGATCATTTCTCTGTTATAATGATTATATTTTGGTGCACGACCATGTGGAAGAGGAGTTCTGTGTGTCCATGTCTTAAGCAATTAGCATCATATACTTATGGTTGAAGGACAGGTTAGTTTAtccttattttatttataattgttatttttgccattattttattttgcagtTAGTGGAAAGGTTAGCAGATGCAATTGAAAGTGGAACTCGCAATCAACATTTTGATGCACTGGttagaatctctctctctctctctctctctctttctctcactcACTTTTTATGTGTGTGTATGACACTTATGAACATGCTTCAAAAATTATACTCAATTTAATGCTATTTTGCAGTTCTTTGGCATAAACTAGCGCTAGATTGTATAAGCATCCAGGCACTCCATTTTTGGATGCCATGTTTCCATCTATTTTTGGTTGCTCAAATGAATTTAGTTGCTAATCAGAAACTTGATCATGTTATCTGACAAAATGATCCCCCCCATTTCCACTCTTTGCAATTTAACATTTTGCTGTTTTGGCAAAATGCTTGGTGGAGTAATATCATTCAACTTTTATGACAGGATGGACTGCTTGTAATTTtcatatatgtaaatatatgaTTCAAGATTCAAGTGCTTATATATCAActgtactttttatttttttgatttaaatgCTAAAACATGAAGGATTTATTTATAACTTGATTTAtacaaattattttatatgaagTCAGCTAAGAATTGTAAACCAAAGgttttatttgttatttgaattataTGGGGTTGTATGCAAGTATCCTCTTAAATATCAAAACATGAGAGCTTCTTTCATGTGAGGATTTATGAAAAATTCTTTAGTGAGAAGCTTAGAAACATGGGTAAACATGCAGACAGAGCTCCTCACTAAGATAAGGGAGTCTGGTGTCAGATAATGGTATCTAGGTTAGTATCATATCTTGGAAGCTAATGATCCATTTGGTATGAATCTTATTTGAGAATAGATTTTGAGCTTAATCGTAGTTGGAAATGGGTTGTTAGCTTTGTTAGAAtgtcagtggcactgtcaaatGTATACCAGTTGAAGCAATTTGTTTCAATCTACTCCCAACCCATACAAAGATTACATTCTCTTGCAACAGCATAAAACTGGGAAGAGTTAGTTTGACATGGACATATGGCATCATTCAAAATTGGGATATTGTCTTACTGAAATATGCAATAAAGGAAAGAACTTAAATTCCAACGCCACGGTTGATCCACTGGAAATGGAAAATTTTCTGTTGCACCAAAATGCCTGTAACTTTGACCACTTTATTATTCATATTGTTAGTGGTATCGATAATCCATTGTTTAATGGCTTTACTATGTGCAGCTAAGCTAAAGAAGTCACCAGTGAAGTGGATTTTGGATTTAGGTTAAAGACTGAAATTGAAAGGAGGTCactcttccgctgcattttttttaatactttATTTTCTGGTTTTCATGGATGTATTTACACccgttttaaataattaattcatccattttaccaaaaaaaagaggaggtcaCAACATAAAAAACTTGGATATTAATGTGAAGGCTAAGAAACCTTCATTATGGAGGAGTTTGTCAAGTTAGGAATGAGTATCAATAAAGAATTCACAAGTTGGCACAGATAGATGTGACAATTCTTGCCATTTATTTTTGTGTTTGTATAGTTTTATGGGTATTGATTTGTCAAAAATCAATTGCTGATCACCTTCAAGCAATGATCTCTTCAGATAAGAAAGAACTTACAAATCAAATGTGCTACATAGTTAAACTGTTTGATAGCCTGATTATTAAAATATCTGTACGACTTTACACATTATATGCACTTCTGTTCATCTAAGTTGCTTGTCTTATTTTAAAACAAAGATGGTTTATCCTTGTGCATGTGATGAAATTTGCAGTTGGAATTGATGTCTACCTCGTCATAGTAGTTTGCAATATACCAAGAGTTTTTATGCACGTATCTTTTAGATGATCTCTTGTGAAACTTGTCTGACTGCACTTGAATTTTTCATCTTTCCTCTGCTCATGCTCATGACTGTTAGCTATCGGTATATGAAATGTATGTAATATTTCGTGTCCTTTTCAGGTTAGCGAATTGACTGCCCAATTTGAAAGATGCCAGCAATTGTTAAACTCTATTTCAGATACTATGAATACAAAGGGTGTGGTAAGTAAACCAATCATGAtttatttgtgccatttttaaGTGTACTAGAAAGAAAGCACGGGAGGAGTTTAGCTAAGTAGTTTTTGCTTTGGAATGGATGATGAACTAGGATTCACAAGCCTAGCTCTGTTTAGATGGAGTAGGCTGCCAGTTACAGTTGTAATAATTTATCATTATAGTGTGTCTAGCTAGATGGTGTAAATGGAGCTGGACATTTGGGTATCGTCTCTCTATCGGAAGTAGCTTTCCCTACATATCGATCACGATCCACCGCATCTAATGTTAGGGTTGAGGGTTCAATCCTAAATTTGACGATCTACATATCGATCACGATCCACCGCATCTAAGAGACCTAGATAGACTACCGCCCCGTGTTTCTTTTGCATACCCTTTGCTTTCAGATTTTTCAGGCTACAAGCAGGCTGTTAGCTTACCATGCATGCTACATTAGATccaaggtctctctctctctctctctctctctctctctctctctttgtgtgTATGTGCGCGCTTGCGTGCATGTGTGTTGGGCATATGCTGGATTATATACTTTAAATCTGGGAACTTCATACAGTTTGAAGATATTGTTGCTTGTATATGTTCCTTGTTCAATTCTTCGAGTTGACTATTTGGTGTTTATAATTTGTCACCAGACAGTTGAAGGACAAAAGCGTAAATCTGAGGAAACTATGCAACAGCTGAACCAAAGGAGGTCTGTTTTACCTTTTCACTATATCATTACCTGCAATATATGATAAATAGATGATTAACCTTATTTGCAATAATGTTTTGCTTGGATTCTTAAAACTTTAGCAGGGACCTGATCGCTAAATATAGGAGTTCTGTGGAAGAGCTGGTTAAGTCAGATAATGACAGATAATTTTAATTCATTTGTTATCTTTGCTACCACCAGCCAGGAAACTTGTAACTATTCCTTGtaaatcttgatttcttgagttCTCATTAGGAAACGGCCATCTGAAAGCGATCTCATGACTTATTTCTTAGTGGCTAGTTTCTATGGACTTAAGTTATTTGATTATATGAGCTTTTGATCCCCTCCCCCTGTTTATCCTAAGCCTGCCATCAAGTAGAAGTATCAAATATCTTTTTCTAAGAGAGGGAAGGAAggagcgtttttttttttttttttgcaatacaTCTGGTGGACGTGATCCTTTCTCTCCCATTTGATAATCCTGAGGATTACAGCTTGGCCAATTTGTTTGGCATTCTtctaccttttcttttttcgagTATGTGCATTAGTTAATATGATCGATGAGATTATGTTAAGGATGGGATGAAGAAAGCGAATAGACTGGACTTATCAAATTTCGTACAATTAGTTTTGCAATGAGAGAGCTGTCGACCTGCCAATATATGAGCCGCTCCCTCGTCAAGCAACCCGAGCTGTGTGATGGAATTTAATTAAGTAGCtgaaaaaattattaaagagGTAGAAATGAGCAAAACATGCAGGTGTATCGAACATTACATGATGCAGAGAGTGATGATAAATTTATTTGAGATGATCATTACATAAAAAAGCTCTTATTATATCTAGTTATAGATGATATTTAAATACAAAAGCTggtttttttacaaaaaaaaaaagaacgacAATTTATTTTGTTAGAATATCGAACAATGTACTACATCCATCTCTTTCCAGAGCCGGTGCCAGCTTCTTTTAGTTGGATAGGGGTGAGAGAAGGGTACGGGCTGGGTAGAGATACTGAACACCTTGAGATGAAAGGGTGAAATAGAGGGGTTGAGAGAGAGGATTATAGCTTGAGTTGAGAGAAGGGTAGCACGGTGGAGACGTtgacctctatttttttttaaattttttttaatgaatatctttgtaaataacaaattttacataaatatcatatttattttgctattttatttttttttatttttatttttttatatggatgtttaaaaaattaatagcttcaaattaaaatgactaaaatatttttaatgagcAGATatgtaaaaaacaaaaaatatgatggaagtaaaaaaaataatttcaaacttttattttatttttaattaaaataaatattatttttattaatgatgttagaaaaattgttatattagaaatatttattaaaaatagtattttataaaaatataaaatttaatataaattttaaaaaagtatccaaatatttttaaatttgtagAAGTCaggtaaaagattttttttttttttttttggggatcGGGTGCTGTCCGAAAACAGTCCAAGGAGAACTCAGGCGAACACGCAGCATAGACGCGTGGTTTTtctaagaaataaaaaaaaggggcgCTGGCACTTCCCATTGCTTGACATTTGGTCCGTGCTGCTTTAATCGAGGCCTTCCAACCAGTGGTACCCGCGACGCAGCACCCTTCTCCTCCGTGTGCGTCGACTGGCTAGATTGATCCGACGGCTATCTTCCCGGGATCAGAAATCCTCAAAAGCAATCATTGCATAATGAAAAACGGGAAAACAAATATAAGGCACGGTTTTTCTCTCCGGCGtcgcccctctctctctctgatcgAATCCGTGGTACGCTTTTTCGCAGCGTCCTCTTCCTTCGTggaactttcttcttttttatttttcaatttcttgCCGAAAATTTGCAATCATTTTTCGATGCCATTGTTGAATTTCGGCTCGTTGTGAGATATTTTACACTGCTGAGTCGGAAGAATCTGGTATCTAGATTGGTAGACCGGTTTGTTTCATAAGATCCGTTCGTTCGTTCGTTCGATTGAGCGAAGTAGCGTGAAGAGTATTGGGGTATTTTTatttccaacattttttttgggggaaaaatggCATGAGTTACTGTTATCAGGGTAATAGTTGAAGTTCCAGTTGTTTTGTAgaatttctccttttttttttcttttcccaacTTTGTGGATTAGATGGGCCAGTTACTTGTTCTCCGGTAAACAAAATGTTTGCTTGCTTGGTTTTTGTAATCAAGGCTATCCATAAACCTTTAAGTCTGTCTGGCTAAGTTTTGGCACCGAATTCAACTCATTTTCGAACTTTAATGTTTTAAATTTCAGGtcagatattttttttgtttgggatTTGTAGCTGGTATGGcttgtttttttgtttatttttgcaCATGGAGTGAATCCGAAGCTGTTCTTCTGTGTAGATCTGGGGACGGGTGATCTCTGCTAATTCTTGAATGGCATAATTTCCGATGAAAAGCAGCCTACAATTGCAGATCTCGTTTAAATttgttgtcttttttttttgggttcatGTACAAAATCTCTTTTCGATGTTGTGGGAAGTAGGAATATTTCAATCAAAAAAGTAAATGAAATCAATGGGCATTTTATTGAGTTTCAAATCCCCTTACTGTTATGTGTTAACAACTTTTCTATGATTCAGTTAAAAAAAATAGGTTTATGTTTCAGATTTAGGTTCCTTATATCTTTTGATGCACCTTTGGATTTCAATAACTTATTTGCAATAATAGGGCCACAGTTCTGTCTGCCAAttcttttataaaattattagttAAAAAGAATAAGCGATTATGGGCTGCTGattgtttttctttctcttgcttTCAGGCTGTTAATCGAACATGGGCGTGGCAAAGAACAATACCGACATGGAGGAGGGAGCATTGGAGATTGGCATGGGTATATATATCTTGGCTTAAGTTCAGCATATATTGTTGTCTCTGTTGTCCTCATAGAATATAGCCCAAGATCTTGGATTGTTATGATCAAGTTTGAAGCTTTCTTGATAATGCATATGTGACAATCCCTACATTGCTCTCCTGTTTTTCTCAAATGGTCTTAATGTAATCAATGGACGATATACTTGATTTCAACCAAGTTTGATGTGAAACTTCCAAAACCTTTAAACCAATGGGCTTAGTTTTGTTACAGATCTAATTAAACATTAAATGGTTGGGGATAGAAGGATACCTTGATTGGGCACTTTTATTGTGCCCTTGCATTTGGGTCATTAGGATGACACACAGCTTTTATGGTGCCGTTGTGCTTAAGAAATTAGGATCTCACGTGGATGTTGTTCTGCCCTTCTGGTTAGGACATCAGGATCTCACATGGTATAACAGACTTACTTTCCCCCCCCACTAGATAGGAAATGATAGATATAAGCTATGTCATATGGATCCTTTAACTTACCCCACTGTATTTGTCCTGATAAGTAGATATGCGTATTGATATGAGTCCTCTTGTGTATAGGCTTGTAAGAAGAATTCCCAGAGTTAGAAGGAGTGGATACTTAAACATGTATCTGCACCTAATACTTGTATCTAAGTCCAGGCAACATAGGATTTAGGTATCACATAGCAATCCAATGGAATCGAATTTATCTGATGCCATAAACAAGTCAAGAAATTTAGAAACGACGAACTACCATCACCATGAGATTATTGATGACATGGGGATGATGCTTCTGCAGCTAATTTACAGATGCATGTCGCTTGTATTACATTTCATCCTCTGTGGTGAGTTATACCGCATGTTTCCTTAAACTTATGGTAGTATATTGATTCATAATTCTTACAATAGTAGGTTTCACTGTATGGAATTTAAAATGGATCTTTTTCTTCATGATGCAGAGTACAGGACTGTTTCTGGTGTTGCAGGTCCTCTGGTGATTTTAGAGAAAGTTAAGGTGAATAAATTTGTTACATTTAACCACCCAGTTTTACCACTGTAATTTGTGTAACATCATGGTTTTATGTTTTAGTTCCTGGATTTCCTCTTGAAGCCTCTTCTACCAAATGATTTCAGGGTCCTAAGTATCAAGAAATTGTTAATATACGATTAGGAGATGGCACAACTCGACGTGGTCAGGTTCTGGAAGTTGATGGAGAAAAAGCTGTTGTGCAGGTTTAATCTTGTTTTGCTCTGTTGATTTATATCAGTGATGTGTACATTTTGGCCATCAGAATGCTCATTGCTCTTCCATGTAGTTAGTGCCCTATGTAATTTCTGAGAAGCAGTGCTGACTTTGTGCAATGCTTAATAGTAATTGCTGAATTGTTTGGATGTTGTCTTCTGTTCAATAACCAAAGCACCCAGTAGTAGACACTCTGTTCTTCCCTCTCTCCATCTGAGTAACATATGAGGATGTTGGCTATTACTATTATTTGCTTATCTTGCTGCCACAT
This portion of the Phoenix dactylifera cultivar Barhee BC4 chromosome 11, palm_55x_up_171113_PBpolish2nd_filt_p, whole genome shotgun sequence genome encodes:
- the LOC103721511 gene encoding mediator of RNA polymerase II transcription subunit 9 isoform X2, giving the protein MDHQYSGGSWMMVPSQGSMAQDLRSLQPQYAQQQPQQQQQSHHHPSLASHFHLLHLVERLADAIESGTRNQHFDALVSELTAQFERCQQLLNSISDTMNTKGVTVEGQKRKSEETMQQLNQRRDLIAKYRSSVEELVKSDNDR
- the LOC103721511 gene encoding mediator of RNA polymerase II transcription subunit 9 isoform X1, which codes for MDHQYSGGSWMMVPSQGSMAQDLRSLQPQYAQQQPQQQQQSHHHPSLASHFHLLHLVERLADAIESGTRNQHFDALVSELTAQFERCQQLLNSISDTMNTKGVTVEGQKRKSEETMQQLNQRSRDLIAKYRSSVEELVKSDNDR